The following proteins come from a genomic window of Aquimarina sp. MAR_2010_214:
- a CDS encoding ROK family protein — protein sequence MILGVDIGGSHITVARIDIKNHEIPDSNLISTKVDSTAQANEIIDQWIHILQKSIDSLNEDKESLEGLCIALPGPFDYYQGIFAYKMENKFTALLGINIKKIIIERLALSDTIPLRFYNDAACFGIGESWKGKLKSAEKALAITLGTGFGATFLSQGLPMLSGDGVPENGELYNIPFKNGIADEYFSSRWFIKKYKEATGITISGVKDLITDTKSSPHTDQIFEEFSRNLAIFLSPWLKGYNADAVVIGGNISKAWNSFADNLNAELKNQGCNTKIYQSELKEKAILLGGARLVNNIFYESLCF from the coding sequence ATGATATTAGGAGTAGATATAGGGGGTAGTCACATTACTGTAGCCCGCATTGACATCAAAAACCATGAAATACCCGACTCTAATTTAATTTCGACAAAGGTAGACAGCACCGCTCAAGCAAATGAAATTATTGATCAATGGATCCATATTTTACAAAAAAGTATAGATTCTCTTAATGAAGATAAAGAATCTTTAGAAGGACTATGCATCGCATTACCAGGTCCCTTTGATTATTATCAAGGTATTTTTGCATATAAAATGGAGAACAAGTTTACTGCTTTATTGGGCATAAACATCAAAAAAATAATTATCGAACGATTAGCTTTATCTGATACCATACCATTACGATTTTATAATGATGCGGCTTGTTTTGGCATAGGAGAATCCTGGAAAGGAAAACTTAAATCCGCAGAAAAAGCATTGGCCATAACTTTAGGCACTGGTTTTGGAGCTACTTTCTTATCACAAGGACTTCCTATGCTTTCTGGAGATGGTGTTCCCGAAAATGGTGAGCTGTACAATATTCCCTTTAAAAATGGAATAGCAGATGAATATTTCTCTTCCCGCTGGTTTATTAAAAAATACAAGGAGGCAACAGGGATTACTATAAGTGGCGTAAAAGATCTAATTACTGATACTAAGTCCAGCCCACATACAGATCAAATATTCGAAGAATTTTCTAGAAATTTAGCTATTTTTCTGTCTCCGTGGTTAAAAGGATATAATGCAGATGCCGTAGTAATTGGAGGAAACATATCTAAAGCATGGAATTCTTTTGCAGACAACCTTAATGCTGAATTAAAAAACCAGGGATGTAACACTAAAATATATCAAAGTGAATTAAAAGAAAAAGCTATTTTACTAGGCGGGGCGCGTCTGGTTAATAACATATTTTATGAAAGCCTCTGCTTTTAA